A single window of Populus nigra chromosome 17, ddPopNigr1.1, whole genome shotgun sequence DNA harbors:
- the LOC133676742 gene encoding inositol transporter 4-like — protein sequence MVEGGVTTADKTEFTECWKTVWKTPYIMRLAFSAGIGGLLFGYDTGVISGALLYIRDDFEDVDKNTWMQETIVSMTVAGAIIGAAFGGYMNDRWGRRVAILGADIIFFFGAIVMAVAPNPWVIIIGRILVGLGVGMASMTAPLYISEASPARIRGALVSTNGLLITGGQFLSYLINLAFTKAPGTWRWMLGVAGIPALVQFVLMLSLPESPRWLYRKDRVDEARAILEKIYPAHEVEDELNALKLSVDAEKADEAALGEGMITKVKGALKNRVVRRGLYAGITVQVAQQFVGINTVMYYAPTIVQFAGFASNSVALALSLITSGLNAVGSIVSMCFVDRYGRRRLMLVSMIGIIFFLVILSVVFMEASSHAPKISGIESAHFGSNSTCSAYLTAPDAPRWSCMTCLKADCAFCANAASEFHPGACLDSSKVVRGECRAENRVFFEKGCPSKFGFLAVVLLGLYIISYSPGMGTVPWIVNSEIYPLRYRGVGGGIAAVANWCSNLIVSESYLSLTEALGAGGTFFVFAGISTISLIFIYFLVPETKGLQFEEVEKLLEDGYRPRLFGGKKEKSKDQVEST from the exons ATGGTGGAAGGAGGAGTTACCACAGCTGACAAGACAGAGTTTACAGAATGCTGGAAGACTGTATGGAAGACTCCATATATTATGAGGCTTGCATTTTCAGCTGGCATTGGAGGGCTTCTTTTTGGTTATGATACAG GAGTTATTTCTGGCGCATTGCTTTATATTCGTGATGACTTCGAAGATGTTGACAAAAATACATGGATGCAG GAAACCATCGTGAGTATGACTGTCGCTGGAGCTATTATTGGTGCTGCATTTGGTGGATATATGAATGACAGGTGGGGCAGGAGAGTGGCAATTTTAGGTGCTGATATCATATTCTTCTTCGGCGCAATTGTCATGGCTGTAGCTCCAAATCCCTGGGTTATTATTATCGGAAGGATTCTGGTTGGCTTGGGAGTGGGAATGGCATCCATGACCGCTCCTCTTTACATTTCAGAAGCTTCACCTGCAAGAATTCGAGGAGCACTCGTTAGCACAAATGGATTGCTGATTACTGGAGGGCAGTTTCTGTCTTATCTAATCAATCTTGCTTTCACCAAG GCTCCTGGAACCTGGCGATGGATGCTCGGAGTTGCTGGAATCCCAGCTTTGGTTCAGTTTGTGTTGATGCTTTCACTTCCCGAGTCTCCCCGATGGCTCTACAGAAAG GATAGGGTAGATGAGGCGAGGGCAATCTTGGAGAAAATCTATCCTGCACAtgaggttgaagatgagttGAATGCCTTGAAACTATCCGTTGACGCTGAGAAGGCTGATGAAGCTGCCCTTGGAGAGGGCATGATAACTAAAGTGAAGGGTGCGTTGAAAAACCGTGTAGTTCGCAGGGGACTTTATGCCGGTATCACTGTCCAAGTTGCTCAGCAATTTGTGGGTATAAATACAGTCATGTACTATGCCCCGACCATAGTGCAGTTTGCTGGATTTGCTTCGAACTCTGTTGCATTGGCACTCTCTCTCATCACTTCTGGCCTGAATGCTGTTGGCTCCATTGTTAGCATGTGTTTTGTCGACAGATATGGAAGGAGAAGGCTGATGCTTGTTTCAATGATTGGAATCATTTTCTTCCTCGTGATCTTATCAGTTGTATTTATGGAAGCTTCGAGCCATGCTCCGAAAATCAGTGGAATTGAGTCAGCTCACTTTGGCTCAAACTCTACTTGCTCAGCATACCTGACAGCCCCAGATGCACCAAGGTGGAGCTGTATGACTTGCTTGAAAGCAGATTGTGCTTTCTGTGCTAATGCAGCCAGCGAA TTCCATCCTGGAGCGTGCCTGGATTCATCCAAGGTTGTAAGGGGTGAATGCCGTGCTGAAAATCGTGTGTTTTTCGAGAAGGGTTGCCCAAGCAAGTTCGGATTTCTTGCTGTTGTACTCCTTGGACTATACATCATTTCCTATTCACCTGGAATGGGAACCGTACCATGGATTGTGAACTCAGAAATCTATCCGTTGAGATATAGAGGTGTTGGTGGAGGCATTGCTGCTGTGGCCAATTGGTGTTCAAATCTGATCGTGAGCGAGTCTTACTTAAGTCTCACGGAAGCTCTTGGTGCCGGTGGCACATTCTTCGTATTCGCCGGAATTTCCACCATTAGCCTCATATTCATCTACTTCCTTGTCCCTGAAACTAAAGGCCTGCAATTTGAGGAGGTGGAGAAGTTGCTAGAGGATGGCTACAGACCACGCTTATTtggaggaaagaaagaaaaatccaagGACCAAGTTGAATCCACATAA
- the LOC133677398 gene encoding U-box domain-containing protein 4-like translates to MVSLEDSHSQHSTSSRFPLTSSPSSKIIHRHVGRSMRTVRSTLFQTDSSFSNSAASTPFVSENLTESVIDMRLGELAATLSIHSNNISNIKNKTSSSSASPAKSAEEFLDISEAFSDFSGCSSDISGELQRLACLPSSPLHRDGELERKNPSTEIVAEPCHGFLQRESFSTEIIESISPEDLQPTVKICVDGLQSPSILVRRSAAEKLRFLAKNRADNRALIGESGAISALIPLLKQSDPWAQEHAVTALLNLSLYEENKKKITKSGAIKSLVYVLKTGTENAKQNAACALLSLALIEVNKSSIGACGAIPPLVSLLINGSNRGKKDALTTLYKICSIKQNKERAVIAGAVKPLVGMVVEAGAGMMAEKAMVVLSSLAAIQEGRDAIVEEGGIAALVEAIEDGSVKGKEFAVVTLLQLCSDSVRNRGLLVREGAIPPLVALSQNGSIRSKNKAERLLGYLREPRQEAASSSSP, encoded by the exons atggtttccCTTGAAGATTCCCACTCCCAACACTCCACTTCCAGTCGCTTCCCCTTAACCTCTTCTCCTTCCTCCAAAATCATCCACCGACACGTCGGCCGTTCCATGCGCACTGTCCGTTCTACTCTCTTTCAGACCGACTCATCCTTCAGCAACTCAGCTGCTTCCACTCCCTTTGTGTCTGAAAACTTGACTGAGTCTGTCATCGACATGCGACTCGGCGAACTCGCGGCAACCTTAAGCATACatagtaataatattagtaATATTAAGAATAAGACGTCGTCTTCGTCGGCATCGCCAGCTAAATCTGCTGAGGAGTTTCTTGATATTTCAGAAGCTTTTTCTGATTTCTCAGGCTGTAGTTCTGATATTTCTGGAGAACTGCAACGTCTTGCATGCTTGCCGTCGTCTCCGCTGCATCGTGATGGAGAGTTGGAGAGGAAGAACCCATCAACGGAAATTGTAGCTGAGCCCTGTCATGGGTTTTTACAGAGAGAATCCTTTTCTACGGAAATCATTGAAAGTATTTCTCCCGAAGATCTTCAGCCGACGGTGAAGATCTGTGTTGATGGGTTGCAGTCCCCTTCGATTCTTGTCAGAAGATCTGCTGCGGAGAAGTTGAGGTTTTTGGCAAAGAATAGAGCGGATAACCGGGCGTTGATTGGTGAGTCGGGGGCGATTTCTGCTTTGATCCCTCTGCTTAAGCAAAGTGATCCGTGGGCGCAAGAACATGCGGTGACAGCCTTGTTGAATTTATCATTGTACGaggagaataagaagaagattaCGAAATCGGGTGCTATTAAGTCTCTTGTTTATGTGCTTAAAACTGGGACTGAAAATGCTAAGCAAAATGCGGCCTGTGCGTTGCTTAGTTTGGCGTTGATTGAAGTGAATAAGAGCTCGATTGGAGCTTGTGGAGCGATACCACCATTGGTATCGCTTCTAATTAATGGTTCTAATAGAGGAAAGAAAGATGCGTTGACGACATTGTATAAGATTTGTTCAATAAAGCAGAATAAAGAGAGGGCTGTCATTGCTGGGGCAGTTAAGCCATTGGTGGGGATGGTGGTGGAGGCGGGGGCAGGGATGATGGCTGAGAAAGCAATGGTGGTGTTGAGTAGTTTGGCTGCAATTCAAGAAGGGAGAGATGCTATTGTTGAAGAAGGCGGGATTGCTGCACTTGTTGAGGCTATTGAAGATGGTTCTGTTAAAGGGAAAGAGTTTGCTGTTGTTACTTTGTTGCAATTGTGTAGTGATAGTGTTAGAAATCGTGGGTTGCTTGTTAGAGAAGGAGCGATTCCTCCTCTTGTTGCACTTTCCCAGAATGGGAGCATTCGCTCTAAGAACAAg GCTGAGAGGCTACTTGGGTACTTAAGAGAGCCAAGGCAAGAGGCTGCTTCATCTTCAAGCCCTTGA